A part of Bacteroidota bacterium genomic DNA contains:
- a CDS encoding competence/damage-inducible protein A, whose amino-acid sequence MNNYCEIITIGDELLIGQVVDTNSAWIGRELNKIGVEVVQKTAISDNVEHIIGALNNAKTRARIILITGGLGPTKDDLTKQTLATYFNSGWRKEIAVEEHIRKIFEARNLPILDVNLEQALVPDNCVTIFNHQGTAPGMWFEEDGHIFISMPGVPYEMVSMMENFVLPRLEQLDNTQHIVHKTIVTAGIGESFLAKKIESVEDNLPKHIKLAYLPHYTSVRLRFTARGEDETAMLAELEEITTRVKELVGEYVIADEDIKLEQLIGRLLKERNQTLATAESCTGGYISHLITSIPGSSAYFMGALVSYDNKVKMGQLGVKADTLATVGAVSSETVEQMARGVIELLGTDYAIATSGIAGPDGGTPEKPVGTVWIAVANKHKVLPLKFNFHGTRQAVIERSAITALNMLRKLILEH is encoded by the coding sequence GTGAACAACTACTGCGAAATAATAACCATTGGAGACGAGCTGCTTATAGGGCAGGTGGTAGATACTAACTCGGCATGGATTGGCCGTGAATTAAATAAAATAGGTGTTGAGGTTGTTCAAAAAACAGCAATTAGTGATAATGTTGAGCATATTATTGGTGCCCTTAATAATGCCAAAACCCGCGCCCGCATTATTTTGATTACGGGCGGACTTGGCCCCACCAAAGACGACCTTACCAAGCAAACCCTTGCCACCTATTTTAACAGCGGCTGGCGCAAAGAGATAGCTGTAGAAGAGCATATCCGGAAAATTTTTGAAGCCCGCAACTTGCCTATACTGGACGTGAACCTTGAGCAAGCATTGGTGCCCGATAATTGTGTAACCATTTTTAACCACCAAGGTACTGCACCGGGTATGTGGTTTGAAGAAGACGGACATATCTTTATCTCTATGCCGGGGGTACCGTATGAAATGGTATCTATGATGGAGAATTTTGTGCTACCCCGTCTTGAGCAATTAGACAACACCCAGCACATCGTTCATAAAACCATTGTGACGGCAGGCATTGGTGAATCGTTTTTAGCAAAGAAGATTGAGTCTGTAGAGGACAATCTGCCCAAACATATTAAACTGGCTTATCTGCCTCATTATACATCGGTAAGACTAAGGTTTACCGCAAGAGGAGAAGATGAAACCGCCATGCTGGCCGAACTTGAAGAAATAACTACCCGTGTAAAAGAGCTTGTAGGTGAGTATGTGATTGCCGACGAAGACATAAAACTTGAGCAACTGATTGGCAGGTTGCTTAAAGAACGTAACCAAACACTGGCAACTGCTGAAAGTTGTACAGGTGGCTATATCTCCCATTTGATTACCAGCATACCCGGTAGTTCTGCATACTTTATGGGTGCTTTGGTTTCTTATGATAATAAAGTGAAGATGGGGCAACTTGGTGTGAAGGCTGATACTCTTGCCACTGTAGGTGCGGTAAGCAGTGAAACGGTAGAGCAAATGGCACGCGGTGTAATTGAGCTATTGGGAACCGATTACGCCATTGCAACCAGTGGTATTGCCGGCCCTGATGGCGGAACCCCTGAAAAACCGGTTGGCACTGTTTGGATTGCTGTAGCCAATAAACACAAGGTATTGCCTTTAAAATTCAACTTTCACGGAACAAGGCAAGCAGTTATTGAGCGCTCAGCAATTACTGCCCTTAATATGTTACGTAAGCTGATTTTGGAACATTAG